One window of the Maylandia zebra isolate NMK-2024a linkage group LG19, Mzebra_GT3a, whole genome shotgun sequence genome contains the following:
- the LOC101469881 gene encoding kinesin-like protein KIF3B: MSKTKHCEAVRVVVRCRPFSRREEIAGSENILEIDDKLGQITIRNPKAPPDEPMKVFTFDSVYGWNSKQSDIYDDAVRPLVESVLQGFNGTIFAYGQTGTGKTHTMQGVSNDPERRGVIPNSFQHIFTQISRTQNQKYLVRSSYLEIYQEEIRDLLCKDNNRKLELKESPDFGVYVKDLSSVVTKNATEIEHVMNIGNQSRSVGFTNMNERSSRSHAIFVITVECSEVGPDGEDHIRVGKLNMVDLAGSERQSKTGAKGKRLKEAAKINLSLSALGNVISALVDGKSTHVPYRDSKLTRLLQDSLGGNAKTVMIATVGPSHKNFDESQATLRYASRAKKIKNKPRINEDPKDALLREFQEEIARLKAQLEERGMLAKERRRRRNSKRLSKSLAGMEEDVLRERDADVWKTVEEEPDGNLKDAGDIPIVLACQGSSEKLKHLNENRRSVEDMQWDQDSVEKIIEKYKAMESKLLVGGKTIIDHTNEQQKMLEQKRQEIAEQIRQEREIQQQMMLQDEETVEMKETYSSLQQEIELKTKKLKRLCTKLQVLKREMKEIIDEHITTRQELEQTQNELTRELKYKYLLIENFIPPEEKNKIINRLYFDSEEDQWRLRPVIPSESTPTQVRRRPLSALGYKRPVSQYAQMAVATATGAPSRYQAENIMLLELDMSPPTMFMLNLDGTHLERAFTPRLIHDPLANVFFRERTASPMVRKSKSWYQAPQAASVTSSSSSTTLTSELQNFSPSQRQRPSSAAYLPLGSPTQTSP, from the exons CCGAAGGCACCACCCGATGAGCCAATGAAAGTATTCACGTTTGATTCTGTTTACGGATGGAATTCAAAGCAAAGCGACATTTATGACGATGCGGTGAGACCTTTGGTGGAGTCCGTCCTCCAAGGCTTCAACGGGACTATATTTGCTTACGGACAAACTGGGACAGGTAAAACCCACACCATGCAAGGGGTTTCAAACGACCCAGAGAGGAGAGGTGTCATACCTAATTCATTTCAGCACATTTTCACACAAATATCCAGAACCCAGAATCAGAAATACCTGGTGAGGTCATCCTATCTCGAGATCTACCAGGAGGAAATCCGAGACCTGCTGTGCAAAGATAACAACAGGAAACTGGAACTTAAAGAAAGCCCAGACTTTGGCGTGTATGTTAAAGACCTGTCTTCAGTGGTGACCAAGAATGCCACAGAGATTGAACATGTGATGAACATAGGCAACCAGTCCAGGTCTGTGGGATTCACCAACATGAATGAACGCAGCTCTAGGTCTCATGCAATTTTTGTCATCACTGTGGAGTGCAGCGAAGTAGGGCCAGACGGTGAGGACCACATCCGAGTTGGGAAGCTGAACATGGTTGACCTGGCTGGCAGCGAGCGCCAGAGCAAGACAGGCGCCAAGGGGAAGCGTCTGAAGGAAGCTGCCAAAATCAACCTGTCCCTTTCTGCGCTGGGGAATGTCATTTCAGCTCTGGTGGATGGGAAGAGCACCCATGTCCCGTACAGAGACTCCAAACTGACCCGCTTGCTCCAGGACTCCCTGGGTGGCAATGCAAAGACTGTCATGATAGCAACAGTGGGGCCTTCGCACAAGAATTTTGATGAATCCCAGGCCACGCTGAGATACGCCAGCAGAGCcaagaaaataaagaacaaaccaCGGATTAATGAGGACCCCAAAGATGCCCTGCTGAGGGAGTTTCAGGAGGAGATCGCACGCTTGAAAGCTCAGCTAGAGGAGCGGGGAATGCTCGCGAAagagagaagaaggaggaggaataGCAAAAGATTGAGTAAAAGTTTGGCTGGCATGGAGGAGGACGTCCTTAGAGAGAGGGATGCTGATGTGTGGAAGACTGTGGAAGAGGAACCAGATGGGAACTTGAAAGATGCAGGTGACATCCCAATAGTCCTGGCTTGCCAGGGAAGCAGTGAAAAGCTAAAGCACCTGAATGAAAACAGAAGAAGCGTGGAGGACATGCAGTGGGATCAAGATTCTGTGGAGAAGATCATAGAGAAATATAAG GCCATGGAGAGCAAACTGTTAGTTGGGGGAAAGACTATAATCGATCACACCAATGAACAACAAAAAATGCTTGAGCAGAAGAGACAAGAAATTGCAGAACAG ATAAGACAAGAGCGAGAGATCCAACAGCAgatgatgctgcaggatgaggAGACCGTGGAAATGAAAGAAACATACTCCTCCCTGCAGCAGGAGATCGAACTTAAGACAAAGAAGCTGAAAAGA ttgtgtaccaAACTACAGGTACTGAAGAGAGAGATGAAAGAAATCATTGACGAACACATCACAACAAGACAGGAACTTGAACAGACGCAGAATGAGCTCACCCGAGAGCTCAAGTACAA ATATCTCTTGATTGAGAATTTTATACCTCCCgaggaaaagaacaaaattatAAATAGGCTGTACTTTGACAGCGAGGAGGACCAGTGGAGACTCCGACCAGTTATTCCATCAGAGAG tacaCCCACTCAGGTCAGGAGAAGGCCTCTCTCAGCTTTGGGTTACAAGAGGCCAGTCAGCCAATATGCACAGATGGCTGTTGCCACAGCTACCGGGGCCCCATCTCGATACCAG GCTGAGAACATCATGCTTTTGGAGTTAGACATGTCTCCCCCAACCATGTTCATGTTAAATCTTGATGGTACTCACCTGGAGAGAGCCTTTACACCGAGGCTAATACACGATCCCCTGgcaaatgttttctttagaGAAAGGACTGCATCACCAATGGTCAGGAAATCTAAGTCCTG GTATCAGGCACCACAAGCAGCATCTGTCACATCATCTTCTTCGTCCACCACTCTGACATCAGAACTTCAGAACTTCTCTCCGTCTCAGCGACAAAGACCTTCCTCAGCTGCCTATCTTCCACTGGGAAGTCCAACTCAGACAAGCCCCTGA
- the asxl2 gene encoding putative Polycomb group protein ASXL2 isoform X1: MRERQKKKKGRTWAEAAKTVLEKYPNTPMSHKEILQVIQRERLKEISGTSPLACLNAMLHTNSRGEEGIFYKVPGRMGVYTLKKDISDVVKELSEEGSEESSDNLSDSRSSENNSSAISQEGRRGRWMRRVPSKLQSQPSSPQPRCSSPSVPTSKLISPSQKHSKKALKQALKQQQQRNQRRQGGMPTSSSPRLLLKTLKDMADNITTKTDLCHPVVPRKVPQRSSRLSAGQIKRAKYKIDVETPDSILVNTNLRAIINKHTFSVLPPDCQQRLVKLLPEVDRQACMDGLLKVTSSALNNEFFTSAAQSWKDRLAEGEFTPELQLRMRQEIEKEKKVEHWKEAFFENYYGENSGLSYEESKELTKADLNQESARPQSPSHQTGPVAQALEESKCTKDSSLTDAPAKDVKPAQTSSQEPLKALPAQKEPVFTAEPMKTRRSQYAEDRKMNTTANTGLAAAVRAPEVEKRGEWSAACTVPEKEHKEDMKEEKTERSQLSVDSSPPPKASSELKEVQSVSMVKPAAESEEIISEPSGSSEPLKRKSLSEIEGELTPEKRPRMSSVSSVSSFSSASPSASSISSPATPTSTTSQRVPPLKIPVSRILPLPVSPSQISPRTPLPSPLSSPCRTGARTLADIKAKAQLARAQRAAAASSASKGAVPGPGPGGGSSEQTHHLSSPTSPQGSARLAATQFSISSPCQVDSFGPCSPNQSQKYLSKTEEKHTSLSAGTVSTGIHSVQKSSSVSAQPSLVHASKEQEIPLTAGSTTRISSCIPANNPLVTQLLQGKEVPLEQILPKPLSKVEVKMSNFSSGTMAKASHSAEHRAEKFNTSGRAGVFSENTKHHRELPDKETQEQILQALMQRKVQQSQPYGGGVGPQSPQYKVQQLMHAEERQDRSRISVGFLGRRRMPRPAMTGHYLLNVSTYGRGSESRRLHLSAIPNTTVTSTKRETTEAEDAAKEDQPARKVFLFPSGVKTEQQRCSVGKSNEPAGFQHHYNIKTEPGSEYFEAGGDNNNTSATTKDTSPFSQSHRRHLELCNSNQGNSEPYLTHVDPSHQRPTAFQSQRTLDNQEPPVASRYGGTISMSVPHTLNRSTAGTGSSTSSSEADGGGIHGSVMSFSVTVTTIPAGHSLDHGHQGEPSPEQSFIEGSNMEDVQSKCYCRLKAMIMCKGCGAFCHDDCIGPSKLCVSCLVVR, encoded by the exons ATGAGGgagagacagaagaagaagaaggggagGACGTGGGCGGAAGCAGCGAAAACG GTTCTGGAGAAGTACCCTAATACACCTATGAGCCATAAAGAGATCTTGCAAGTGATCCAAAGAGAAAGACTTAAGGAAATAAG CGGAACGTCGCCGCTGGCGTGTCTGAATGCAATGCTGCACACGAACTCTCGTGGTGAGGAGGGAATCTTCTACAAAGTTCCGGGCAGAATGGGAGTCTACACATTAAAG AAGGACATCTCAGATGTGGTGAAGGAACTGTCGGAAGAGGGCTCTGAAGAGAGCAGTGACAATCTTTCTGACTCTCGAAGCTCAGAAAACAACAGTAGTGCTATCAGTCAAGAGGGCAGGAGAGGAAGGTGGATGCGAAGAG TTCCCTCCAAGCTGCAGTCACAGCCGTCGTCTCCACAGCCTCGATGCTCGTCGCCGTCTGTCCCCACCAGTAAGCTCATCTCTCCCTCGCAGAAACACAGCAAGAAAGCTTTGAAACAG GCcctaaagcagcagcagcagagaaaccAGCGTAGACAGGGGGGAATGCCAACCTCCTCCAGTCCAAGACTGCTTCTGAAAACCCTTAAAGACATGGCAGATAACATTACAACAAAAACTG ATTTATGCCACCCAGTCGTACCCAGAAAGGTTCCCCAAAGGTCCAGTCGCCTCAGTGCAG GGCAGATAAAACGTGCCAAGTATAAAATAGACGTGGAGACGCCAGACTCTATTTTGGTTAACACCAACCTGCGAGCAATCATCAACAAGCACACTTTCTCTGTCTTGCCTCCAGACTGTCAGCAAAGGCTGGTCAAACTTCTGCCAGAAGTAGACCGCCAG GCTTGCATGGACGGCCTTCTGAAGGTCACTAGCTCTGCCTTAAACAATGAGTTTTTCACATCAGCAGCTCAGTCTTGGAAAGACAGGCTGGCTGAGG GGGAATTCACTCCTGAATTGCAGCTCCGAATGCGCCAAGAAAttgagaaggaaaagaaagttGAGCACTGGAAGGAAGCCTTCTTTGAAAACTATTATGGGGAGAA TTCTGGGCTCAGCTATGAGGAATCCAAAGAGCTGACAAAGGCTGATTTGAATCAGGAGTCTGCCAGGCCTCAGTCCCCCTCTCATCAGACAGGACCTGTCGCTCAAGCACTAGAGGAATCTAAGTGCACCAAGGACAGCAGCCTGACTGATGCTCCTGCAAAAGACGTAAAGCCAGCGCAGACATCGTCACAGGAGCCTCTGAAAGCACTGCCTGCTCAAAAAGAGCCTGTCTTTACTGCAGAACCCATGAAGACGCGACGCTCACAGTATGCTGAGGATCGGAAGATGAATACAACTGCAAATACTGGACTGGCGGCTGCAGTGAGAGCACCAGAGGTTGAGAAACGTGGTGAATGGAGTGCAGCATGTACAGTGCCAGAAAAGGAGCACAAGGAAGACATGAAGGAGGAGAAAACTGAACGCTCCCAGTTGTCTGTGGACAGCAGCCCTCCACCAAAGGCTAGTTCAGAGTTGAAAGAAGTTCAGTCGGTGTCTATGGTTAAGCCTGCTGCAGAAAGCGAAGAGATCATCTCTGAGCCCAGTGGCTCCTCAGAGCCACTGAAAAGGAAGTCTCTCAGTGAGATAGAGGGTGAATTAACACCAGAGAAAAGACCCCGCATGTCGTCAGTTTCTTCAGTGTCTTCATTCTcatctgcgtctccctcagcaTCATCCATATCCAGCCCTGCTACACCAACTTCAACAACAAGTCAGAGGGTTCCACCACTAAAG ATCCCAGTATCACGAATTCTTCCCTTGCCTGTGTCACCTAGCCAGATCTCACCGAGGACTCCCCTCCCAAGCCCACTTAGTAGCCCATGCCGTACTGGTGCTCGCACTTTGGCAGATATCAAAGCCAAAGCTCAGCTTGCCCGAGCACAacgtgcagcagcagcatcatctGCTTCAAAGGGGGCAGTGCCAGGCCCAGGGCCAGGTGGAGGCAGTAGTGAGCAGACACACCACTTATCCAGCCCGACATCCCCACAGGGATCTGCTAGGTTAGCAGCCACACAGTTTAGTATATCTTCTCCTTGCCAAGTGGACTCTTTTGGTCCATGTAGCCCAAACCAGTCTCAGAAGTACTTAagcaaaactgaagaaaaacatACAAGTCTTTCTGCTGGTACAGTCAGTACAGGAATCCATAGCGTCCAAAAGAGTTCAAGTGTATCAGCACAACCATCATTGGTGCATGCTTCAAAGGAACAGGAAATCCCATTAACTGCTGGATCAACAACCAGAATCAGCTCCTGCATCCCTGCAAACAACCCGCTGGTCACTCAGCTTCTGCAGGGCAAAGAAGTTCCACTGGAGCAGATCCTCCCAAAACCGCTATCCAAGGTGGAAGTAAAGATGTCAAACTTCTCCTCTGGTACTATGGCAAAGGCGTCACATTCTGCTGAGCACAGGGCTGAGAAGTTCAATACATCAGGCCGAGCTGGTGTTTtctcagaaaacacaaaacatcacagGGAACTTCCTGACAAGGAGACTCAGGAGCAGATCCTACAGGCTCTAATGCAGAGGAAAGTCCAACAAAGTCAGCCTTATGGAGGGGGTGTAGGGCCTCAGTCACCTCAGTACAAAGTTCAGCAACTGATGCACGCAGAAGAGCGACAGGATCGATCCAGGATTTCTGTTGGTTTTTTGGGTCGAAGGAGGATGCCAAGGCCTGCCATGACAGGACATTACCTGCTCAATGTCTCCACGTATGGCAGAGGATCAGAGAGCAGGAGACTTCACCTGTCTGCCATTCCAAACACAACTGTAACCAGCACAAAAAGGGAAACCACAGAAGCAGAGGACGCAGCCAAGGAGGACCAACCAGCCAGGAAGGTTTTTCTGTTTCCTTCTGGGGTCAAAACAGAGCAGCAAAGATGCTCAGTAGGCAAGTCTAATGAACCAGCGGGCTTTCAGCATCACTATAACATAAAGACTGAGCCTGGATCAGAGTATTTTGAAGCTGGTGGTGATAACAACAACACCAGCGCAACCACCAAAGACACCAGCCCCTTTTCTCAATCACACCGAAGGCACCTCGAACTCTGCAATAGTAATCAAGGAAACTCCGAGCCATATCTTACCCACGTGGATCCCAGTCACCAGCGGCCGACTGCCTTTCAATCCCAGAGAACACTCGATAATCAGGAACCCCCGGTAGCGTCACGCTACGGTGGCACTATCAGCATGTCCGTACCTCACACTTTGAACCGCAGCACTGCAGGCACCGGCTCTTCCACATCCTCATCAGAAGCTGATGGTGGTGGCATCCACGGGAGCGTTATGTCCTTCTCAGTGACTGTTACCACCATACCTGCTGGTCACTCATTAGACCACGGCCACCAGGGCGAGCCCTCACCTGAACAGTCATTCATTGAGGGCTCCAACATGGAGGACGTCCAGTCTAAATGCTACTGCCGACTGAAGGCAATGATCATGTGCAAGGGGTGTGGAGCTTTTTGCCATGATGACTGCATAGGCCCCTCAAAACTATGTGTCTCGTGTTTAGTGGTACGATGA
- the asxl2 gene encoding putative Polycomb group protein ASXL2 isoform X2, which produces MMIAKVPSKLQSQPSSPQPRCSSPSVPTSKLISPSQKHSKKALKQALKQQQQRNQRRQGGMPTSSSPRLLLKTLKDMADNITTKTDLCHPVVPRKVPQRSSRLSAGQIKRAKYKIDVETPDSILVNTNLRAIINKHTFSVLPPDCQQRLVKLLPEVDRQACMDGLLKVTSSALNNEFFTSAAQSWKDRLAEGEFTPELQLRMRQEIEKEKKVEHWKEAFFENYYGENSGLSYEESKELTKADLNQESARPQSPSHQTGPVAQALEESKCTKDSSLTDAPAKDVKPAQTSSQEPLKALPAQKEPVFTAEPMKTRRSQYAEDRKMNTTANTGLAAAVRAPEVEKRGEWSAACTVPEKEHKEDMKEEKTERSQLSVDSSPPPKASSELKEVQSVSMVKPAAESEEIISEPSGSSEPLKRKSLSEIEGELTPEKRPRMSSVSSVSSFSSASPSASSISSPATPTSTTSQRVPPLKIPVSRILPLPVSPSQISPRTPLPSPLSSPCRTGARTLADIKAKAQLARAQRAAAASSASKGAVPGPGPGGGSSEQTHHLSSPTSPQGSARLAATQFSISSPCQVDSFGPCSPNQSQKYLSKTEEKHTSLSAGTVSTGIHSVQKSSSVSAQPSLVHASKEQEIPLTAGSTTRISSCIPANNPLVTQLLQGKEVPLEQILPKPLSKVEVKMSNFSSGTMAKASHSAEHRAEKFNTSGRAGVFSENTKHHRELPDKETQEQILQALMQRKVQQSQPYGGGVGPQSPQYKVQQLMHAEERQDRSRISVGFLGRRRMPRPAMTGHYLLNVSTYGRGSESRRLHLSAIPNTTVTSTKRETTEAEDAAKEDQPARKVFLFPSGVKTEQQRCSVGKSNEPAGFQHHYNIKTEPGSEYFEAGGDNNNTSATTKDTSPFSQSHRRHLELCNSNQGNSEPYLTHVDPSHQRPTAFQSQRTLDNQEPPVASRYGGTISMSVPHTLNRSTAGTGSSTSSSEADGGGIHGSVMSFSVTVTTIPAGHSLDHGHQGEPSPEQSFIEGSNMEDVQSKCYCRLKAMIMCKGCGAFCHDDCIGPSKLCVSCLVVR; this is translated from the exons ATGATGATAGCGAAAG TTCCCTCCAAGCTGCAGTCACAGCCGTCGTCTCCACAGCCTCGATGCTCGTCGCCGTCTGTCCCCACCAGTAAGCTCATCTCTCCCTCGCAGAAACACAGCAAGAAAGCTTTGAAACAG GCcctaaagcagcagcagcagagaaaccAGCGTAGACAGGGGGGAATGCCAACCTCCTCCAGTCCAAGACTGCTTCTGAAAACCCTTAAAGACATGGCAGATAACATTACAACAAAAACTG ATTTATGCCACCCAGTCGTACCCAGAAAGGTTCCCCAAAGGTCCAGTCGCCTCAGTGCAG GGCAGATAAAACGTGCCAAGTATAAAATAGACGTGGAGACGCCAGACTCTATTTTGGTTAACACCAACCTGCGAGCAATCATCAACAAGCACACTTTCTCTGTCTTGCCTCCAGACTGTCAGCAAAGGCTGGTCAAACTTCTGCCAGAAGTAGACCGCCAG GCTTGCATGGACGGCCTTCTGAAGGTCACTAGCTCTGCCTTAAACAATGAGTTTTTCACATCAGCAGCTCAGTCTTGGAAAGACAGGCTGGCTGAGG GGGAATTCACTCCTGAATTGCAGCTCCGAATGCGCCAAGAAAttgagaaggaaaagaaagttGAGCACTGGAAGGAAGCCTTCTTTGAAAACTATTATGGGGAGAA TTCTGGGCTCAGCTATGAGGAATCCAAAGAGCTGACAAAGGCTGATTTGAATCAGGAGTCTGCCAGGCCTCAGTCCCCCTCTCATCAGACAGGACCTGTCGCTCAAGCACTAGAGGAATCTAAGTGCACCAAGGACAGCAGCCTGACTGATGCTCCTGCAAAAGACGTAAAGCCAGCGCAGACATCGTCACAGGAGCCTCTGAAAGCACTGCCTGCTCAAAAAGAGCCTGTCTTTACTGCAGAACCCATGAAGACGCGACGCTCACAGTATGCTGAGGATCGGAAGATGAATACAACTGCAAATACTGGACTGGCGGCTGCAGTGAGAGCACCAGAGGTTGAGAAACGTGGTGAATGGAGTGCAGCATGTACAGTGCCAGAAAAGGAGCACAAGGAAGACATGAAGGAGGAGAAAACTGAACGCTCCCAGTTGTCTGTGGACAGCAGCCCTCCACCAAAGGCTAGTTCAGAGTTGAAAGAAGTTCAGTCGGTGTCTATGGTTAAGCCTGCTGCAGAAAGCGAAGAGATCATCTCTGAGCCCAGTGGCTCCTCAGAGCCACTGAAAAGGAAGTCTCTCAGTGAGATAGAGGGTGAATTAACACCAGAGAAAAGACCCCGCATGTCGTCAGTTTCTTCAGTGTCTTCATTCTcatctgcgtctccctcagcaTCATCCATATCCAGCCCTGCTACACCAACTTCAACAACAAGTCAGAGGGTTCCACCACTAAAG ATCCCAGTATCACGAATTCTTCCCTTGCCTGTGTCACCTAGCCAGATCTCACCGAGGACTCCCCTCCCAAGCCCACTTAGTAGCCCATGCCGTACTGGTGCTCGCACTTTGGCAGATATCAAAGCCAAAGCTCAGCTTGCCCGAGCACAacgtgcagcagcagcatcatctGCTTCAAAGGGGGCAGTGCCAGGCCCAGGGCCAGGTGGAGGCAGTAGTGAGCAGACACACCACTTATCCAGCCCGACATCCCCACAGGGATCTGCTAGGTTAGCAGCCACACAGTTTAGTATATCTTCTCCTTGCCAAGTGGACTCTTTTGGTCCATGTAGCCCAAACCAGTCTCAGAAGTACTTAagcaaaactgaagaaaaacatACAAGTCTTTCTGCTGGTACAGTCAGTACAGGAATCCATAGCGTCCAAAAGAGTTCAAGTGTATCAGCACAACCATCATTGGTGCATGCTTCAAAGGAACAGGAAATCCCATTAACTGCTGGATCAACAACCAGAATCAGCTCCTGCATCCCTGCAAACAACCCGCTGGTCACTCAGCTTCTGCAGGGCAAAGAAGTTCCACTGGAGCAGATCCTCCCAAAACCGCTATCCAAGGTGGAAGTAAAGATGTCAAACTTCTCCTCTGGTACTATGGCAAAGGCGTCACATTCTGCTGAGCACAGGGCTGAGAAGTTCAATACATCAGGCCGAGCTGGTGTTTtctcagaaaacacaaaacatcacagGGAACTTCCTGACAAGGAGACTCAGGAGCAGATCCTACAGGCTCTAATGCAGAGGAAAGTCCAACAAAGTCAGCCTTATGGAGGGGGTGTAGGGCCTCAGTCACCTCAGTACAAAGTTCAGCAACTGATGCACGCAGAAGAGCGACAGGATCGATCCAGGATTTCTGTTGGTTTTTTGGGTCGAAGGAGGATGCCAAGGCCTGCCATGACAGGACATTACCTGCTCAATGTCTCCACGTATGGCAGAGGATCAGAGAGCAGGAGACTTCACCTGTCTGCCATTCCAAACACAACTGTAACCAGCACAAAAAGGGAAACCACAGAAGCAGAGGACGCAGCCAAGGAGGACCAACCAGCCAGGAAGGTTTTTCTGTTTCCTTCTGGGGTCAAAACAGAGCAGCAAAGATGCTCAGTAGGCAAGTCTAATGAACCAGCGGGCTTTCAGCATCACTATAACATAAAGACTGAGCCTGGATCAGAGTATTTTGAAGCTGGTGGTGATAACAACAACACCAGCGCAACCACCAAAGACACCAGCCCCTTTTCTCAATCACACCGAAGGCACCTCGAACTCTGCAATAGTAATCAAGGAAACTCCGAGCCATATCTTACCCACGTGGATCCCAGTCACCAGCGGCCGACTGCCTTTCAATCCCAGAGAACACTCGATAATCAGGAACCCCCGGTAGCGTCACGCTACGGTGGCACTATCAGCATGTCCGTACCTCACACTTTGAACCGCAGCACTGCAGGCACCGGCTCTTCCACATCCTCATCAGAAGCTGATGGTGGTGGCATCCACGGGAGCGTTATGTCCTTCTCAGTGACTGTTACCACCATACCTGCTGGTCACTCATTAGACCACGGCCACCAGGGCGAGCCCTCACCTGAACAGTCATTCATTGAGGGCTCCAACATGGAGGACGTCCAGTCTAAATGCTACTGCCGACTGAAGGCAATGATCATGTGCAAGGGGTGTGGAGCTTTTTGCCATGATGACTGCATAGGCCCCTCAAAACTATGTGTCTCGTGTTTAGTGGTACGATGA